From the genome of Haloterrigena sp. KLK7, one region includes:
- a CDS encoding universal stress protein, translating to MYETLLVPTDGSDQAAVAASHAIDIAATRSATVHVLSVVDDRAFLVLDEDRVETVRDDLRANARDAIDDVATSAAARDLAVETATDTGHPAECIVDYAADHDVDMIVMGTSGDEYETNVVGSVSQRVVREAPAPVLTVGPDVEG from the coding sequence ATGTACGAGACACTCCTCGTTCCGACCGACGGCAGCGATCAGGCGGCAGTCGCCGCGAGCCACGCGATCGATATCGCAGCGACGCGATCGGCGACCGTCCACGTCCTCTCGGTCGTCGACGACCGCGCGTTCCTCGTCCTCGACGAGGATCGCGTCGAGACGGTCCGCGACGACCTGCGAGCGAACGCCCGCGACGCGATCGACGACGTCGCGACGAGCGCGGCGGCCCGCGACCTCGCGGTCGAGACGGCGACCGACACGGGACATCCAGCGGAATGCATCGTCGACTACGCGGCCGACCACGACGTCGACATGATCGTGATGGGAACCAGCGGCGACGAGTACGAGACCAACGTCGTCGGGAGCGTCTCCCAGCGGGTCGTTCGCGAGGCCCCCGCTCCCGTCCTGACCGTCGGCCCGGACGTCGAGGGCTGA
- a CDS encoding NAD(P)-dependent oxidoreductase has protein sequence MAETELSTAEFEYDVETAIVTGATGDVGSWVVDRLADRGVDVVGIDLERPDGVRANVDFRAVDLTEGVDTWETIHEVDPDAVVHLAALSDPLENPSTRLFENNVTSAYNVLQATGREGIDVVWSSSQATYGALFAESTWTPDYLPIDEAHDRRPEDAYGLSKVCGEEIAKSIARRYDISVTTIRPATIFSPTKERARPPEDGSDLSSEEPTGNFASYVDVRDVARMVEAALAADLEGHEEFLCVADENYLGRPTAELVETVCGSIPGEVDLEGKESALSNAKAAEVLGWTPAHTWHEGSDEDVSGPTWL, from the coding sequence ATGGCCGAAACCGAACTATCGACGGCGGAGTTCGAGTACGATGTCGAGACCGCGATCGTCACGGGGGCGACCGGGGACGTCGGGTCGTGGGTCGTCGACCGACTGGCGGACCGAGGCGTCGACGTCGTCGGGATCGATCTCGAGCGGCCCGACGGCGTGCGCGCGAACGTCGACTTCCGCGCCGTTGACCTGACCGAGGGCGTCGACACGTGGGAGACGATTCACGAGGTCGACCCCGACGCCGTCGTCCACCTGGCGGCCCTCTCGGATCCGCTCGAGAACCCGTCGACGCGGCTCTTCGAGAACAACGTCACGAGCGCGTACAACGTCCTGCAGGCGACCGGACGCGAGGGGATCGACGTCGTCTGGTCGTCGTCGCAGGCGACCTACGGCGCGCTGTTCGCGGAGTCGACGTGGACGCCGGACTACCTGCCGATCGACGAGGCCCACGACCGCCGACCCGAGGACGCCTACGGCCTCTCGAAGGTCTGCGGCGAGGAGATCGCGAAATCGATCGCCCGTCGGTACGACATCTCGGTGACGACGATCCGGCCGGCGACGATCTTTTCGCCGACGAAGGAGCGAGCGCGCCCGCCCGAGGACGGCTCGGACCTCTCGAGCGAGGAACCGACCGGGAACTTCGCGTCCTACGTCGACGTACGCGACGTCGCCCGGATGGTCGAAGCGGCGCTGGCGGCCGACCTCGAGGGTCACGAGGAGTTCCTCTGTGTCGCCGACGAGAACTACCTCGGGCGGCCGACCGCGGAACTCGTCGAGACGGTCTGCGGATCGATTCCCGGCGAGGTCGACCTCGAGGGCAAGGAGTCGGCGCTGTCGAACGCGAAGGCCGCCGAGGTGCTCGGCTGGACGCCAGCCCACACGTGGCACGAGGGGTCCGACGAGGACGTCTCGGGACCGACGTGGCTCTGA
- a CDS encoding DsbA family oxidoreductase, translating to MSDSADAVDRLELYADYVCPFCYLGTRSLEQYRENRDAPLEVDWQPFDLRSGKRNPDGSIDHEADDGKDEQYYEQAKQNVRRLQEEYGVEMAQIMATEVDSLPAQQASWYVKQEYPDQWAAFDEAIYEALWQDGRDIGDTDVLADLAETVGLPVDEIRSAIDDDGLRTELEDRFQAAQQRGVTGVPTFVYEDHVARGAVPPAQLERLLEGAEQPQR from the coding sequence ATGTCAGATTCAGCCGATGCGGTCGACCGACTCGAACTCTACGCCGATTACGTCTGTCCCTTCTGTTACCTGGGAACGCGATCGCTCGAGCAGTACCGCGAGAATCGGGACGCGCCGCTCGAGGTCGACTGGCAGCCGTTCGACCTCCGCAGCGGCAAGCGGAACCCGGACGGCTCCATCGATCACGAGGCCGACGACGGCAAGGACGAGCAGTACTACGAGCAGGCCAAACAGAACGTCCGCCGGCTGCAAGAGGAGTACGGCGTCGAGATGGCCCAGATAATGGCCACCGAGGTCGACTCGCTGCCCGCCCAGCAGGCCTCGTGGTACGTCAAACAGGAGTATCCCGACCAGTGGGCGGCCTTCGACGAGGCGATCTACGAGGCGCTCTGGCAGGACGGTCGCGACATCGGCGACACCGACGTCCTCGCGGACCTCGCGGAGACCGTCGGGCTTCCGGTCGACGAGATCCGCTCGGCGATCGACGACGACGGCCTCCGAACGGAGCTCGAGGACCGGTTCCAGGCGGCCCAGCAACGGGGCGTCACCGGCGTTCCGACGTTCGTTTACGAGGACCACGTCGCCCGCGGCGCCGTCCCGCCGGCGCAGCTCGAGCGACTGCTCGAGGGAGCGGAGCAGCCCCAGCGGTAG
- a CDS encoding signal peptidase I gives MGTDESTRESRWNRRTLGNIIGVCLLIGIVTPFLIVGVPQLAGASESHVVLSDSMSPTFESGDVILVEDVGPENIEEGDVITYADGSGERTTHRVVDVVERDGERQFRTKGDANEEPDSDLVSASAVEGRHAHTLPYIGHVVLFAGSRLGIALLLIVPGTLLAVSEVWELYRAWKTTNDDSPTDSGKTDDDEVSERATKHSRPEPTEDD, from the coding sequence ATGGGAACGGACGAATCCACACGAGAGAGCCGTTGGAATCGGAGAACGCTCGGTAACATCATCGGCGTTTGTCTACTAATCGGGATCGTCACGCCGTTTCTCATCGTAGGCGTCCCGCAACTCGCGGGCGCGAGCGAGAGCCACGTCGTGCTGTCCGACAGCATGAGCCCGACGTTCGAATCGGGCGACGTAATCCTCGTCGAGGACGTCGGTCCCGAGAACATCGAGGAAGGCGATGTGATCACCTATGCGGACGGCAGTGGGGAACGGACGACCCACCGCGTGGTCGACGTCGTCGAACGGGACGGCGAGCGCCAGTTCCGGACGAAAGGCGACGCGAACGAAGAACCCGATAGCGACCTCGTGTCAGCCAGCGCTGTTGAGGGCCGACACGCACATACACTGCCGTATATCGGGCACGTCGTCCTGTTTGCCGGCTCGAGGCTCGGGATCGCCCTGCTGCTGATCGTCCCGGGAACGCTGCTGGCCGTTTCCGAGGTATGGGAGCTGTATCGTGCGTGGAAGACTACCAACGACGACAGTCCGACCGATTCCGGAAAAACCGATGACGATGAGGTCAGTGAACGGGCGACGAAGCACAGTAGACCGGAACCGACGGAAGACGATTGA
- a CDS encoding GNAT family protein: MPGPTFLSGDRVDLRPIEEDDLEFLRPAVNDPRVWRPIGRSRPVNREQEREFFENVVCGDDTVNLLIVADSTPVGTIAFNDIDQEADRAEIGYWIAPDHHRQGYATDAAERFVTYGFDQLGLHKITARAFEFNEASQRLLESIGFTKEGIHRDEVFIDGDYRDTYWYGLLEANWRSRAD, translated from the coding sequence ATGCCCGGCCCGACCTTCCTCTCCGGCGACCGCGTCGATCTCCGACCGATCGAAGAAGACGACCTCGAGTTCCTGCGCCCGGCGGTCAACGATCCGCGCGTCTGGCGCCCGATCGGCCGGTCGCGACCCGTCAACCGCGAGCAGGAACGGGAGTTCTTCGAGAACGTCGTCTGCGGCGACGACACGGTGAACCTCCTGATCGTCGCCGATTCGACGCCGGTCGGGACGATCGCGTTCAACGATATCGATCAGGAGGCGGACCGGGCGGAGATCGGCTACTGGATCGCCCCCGACCACCACCGGCAGGGGTACGCCACCGACGCGGCCGAGCGGTTCGTCACCTACGGCTTCGACCAACTCGGCCTGCACAAGATCACGGCCCGCGCGTTCGAGTTCAACGAGGCCTCCCAGCGGCTGCTCGAGTCGATCGGGTTCACGAAGGAGGGGATCCACCGCGACGAAGTGTTCATCGACGGCGACTACCGGGACACGTACTGGTACGGGCTCCTCGAAGCGAACTGGCGCTCGCGAGCCGACTGA
- a CDS encoding NAD(+)/NADH kinase — protein MDVAVGIVGQRGNERAQGLAASLAETLERRGRDGGETAVVVDEATGETVDVPARPVDEMDDRDLVVSIGGDGTLLFVAREVGPTPILGVNLGEVGFLNAVAPEDAVDVVTELVADYRETGAFEGRELARLEATGEDADWTLEPALNEIVVHGPRRGPGGGGTVEIRVDGGRYAASHADGVLVATPTGSTAYNLSEGGPLVHPTADALIVTQMAAADSMPPLVVDPNTDLSITISETDTAYAISDGRNRRRLEPPATVTVSVADEPIRLVGPRGDFVSSLEKLD, from the coding sequence ATGGACGTCGCCGTCGGAATCGTCGGCCAGCGAGGCAACGAGCGCGCACAGGGACTCGCCGCGTCGCTCGCGGAGACGCTCGAGCGACGCGGACGCGATGGAGGGGAGACCGCGGTCGTCGTCGACGAGGCGACCGGCGAGACGGTCGACGTGCCCGCGCGTCCGGTCGACGAGATGGACGACCGAGATCTCGTCGTGAGTATCGGCGGCGACGGCACGCTGCTGTTCGTCGCTCGCGAGGTCGGCCCCACGCCGATCCTCGGGGTCAACCTCGGCGAAGTCGGCTTTCTCAACGCGGTCGCGCCCGAGGACGCCGTCGACGTCGTCACCGAACTCGTCGCGGACTACCGCGAGACCGGCGCCTTCGAGGGGCGCGAACTCGCCCGCCTCGAGGCGACGGGCGAGGACGCCGACTGGACCCTCGAGCCGGCGCTCAACGAGATCGTCGTTCACGGCCCGCGCCGGGGACCCGGCGGCGGCGGGACCGTCGAGATCCGCGTCGACGGCGGGCGGTACGCCGCAAGCCACGCCGACGGCGTCCTCGTGGCGACGCCGACGGGCTCGACCGCGTACAACCTGAGCGAGGGCGGGCCGCTGGTTCACCCGACGGCCGACGCGTTGATCGTCACACAGATGGCCGCCGCCGATTCGATGCCGCCGCTGGTCGTCGATCCGAATACTGATCTCTCGATTACGATCTCGGAGACCGACACGGCCTACGCGATCAGCGACGGTCGGAACCGACGCCGACTCGAGCCCCCCGCGACGGTCACCGTCTCGGTCGCGGACGAGCCGATCAGGCTCGTCGGCCCCCGCGGCGACTTCGTCTCCAGCCTCGAAAAACTCGACTGA
- a CDS encoding TasA family protein, with protein MSDNTFDISRRKVLGSIGLIGAGSAAAGAGTMAYFSDTEESTGNTVSAGTLDLELSTQANAPISVPDAKPGDTGNAVWQLNNAGSIDGGDIELDVINVVSLENGYEDPEPVDDDGDGELDDYLKVEVGIDPDYANDTDLGDGDENDVLSKANIHTVASNGPQSAEEGLSTSETKYLYVKWEFPNNGNQNDAQGDQVTFDVEVALKQN; from the coding sequence ATGTCCGACAACACGTTCGACATTTCGCGGCGCAAAGTGCTCGGAAGTATCGGTCTCATCGGCGCTGGCAGCGCAGCTGCCGGTGCGGGGACGATGGCGTACTTCAGCGACACCGAAGAGAGTACGGGGAACACTGTGTCCGCGGGGACGCTCGATCTCGAGCTGTCCACGCAGGCGAATGCTCCCATTTCGGTTCCCGACGCAAAACCAGGAGACACCGGAAACGCTGTCTGGCAGCTCAACAACGCAGGATCCATCGATGGGGGCGACATTGAACTTGATGTCATCAATGTTGTGAGCCTTGAAAACGGGTATGAGGACCCGGAACCCGTGGATGATGACGGTGACGGTGAACTTGACGACTACCTCAAGGTTGAGGTCGGTATCGATCCCGACTACGCTAATGATACGGATCTCGGTGATGGCGACGAAAACGATGTCCTGAGCAAGGCCAATATCCATACGGTGGCCAGCAACGGACCACAAAGCGCCGAAGAAGGCCTCTCGACGTCAGAGACTAAGTACCTCTATGTCAAGTGGGAGTTCCCGAACAATGGGAACCAGAACGACGCACAGGGTGACCAAGTCACCTTTGACGTCGAAGTCGCGCTAAAACAGAACTGA
- a CDS encoding amphi-Trp domain-containing protein, translating to MAQRTTADEKLPRSELAAFLSTLSEEFDGDAEEIDVTVGNKTVSLNPSEEIDVSIDVIERSSMIRGSRETIEIELNWKA from the coding sequence ATGGCTCAACGGACGACGGCCGACGAGAAACTTCCGCGATCGGAACTCGCAGCGTTCCTGTCGACGCTGTCCGAAGAGTTCGACGGAGACGCCGAGGAGATCGACGTCACCGTCGGCAACAAGACGGTCTCGCTGAATCCGTCCGAGGAGATCGACGTCTCGATCGACGTCATCGAACGCTCCTCGATGATCCGGGGGAGTCGCGAGACGATCGAGATCGAACTGAACTGGAAGGCCTAA
- a CDS encoding transcription initiation factor IIB: MARPSRQRERESASTETTDQRERERACDECADGTLVTSEDQGELVCDQCGLVVEGSNIDHGPEWRAFNHSERQSKSRVGAPTTQTMHDKGLTTSIDWKNQDAYGRSISADKRSQMRRLRKWQERIRTKDAGERNLQFALSEIDRMASSLGIPRSVREVACVIYRRALDEDLIRGRSIEGVATSTLYAACRMEGIPRSLEEVAAVSRVERKEIGRTYRYVAQELGLEMEPVDPKQYTPRFCSELDLSEEVQAKATEIIDTTTEKGLLSGKSPTGYAAAAIYAASLLCNEKKTQREIAEVAQVTEVTIRNRYQEQIEAMGI; this comes from the coding sequence ATGGCTCGCCCATCCCGCCAGCGTGAACGCGAATCAGCATCGACCGAAACCACAGACCAACGTGAACGCGAGCGGGCGTGTGACGAGTGCGCCGACGGCACGCTCGTCACGAGCGAGGATCAGGGCGAACTCGTCTGCGATCAGTGCGGACTCGTCGTCGAAGGCTCGAACATCGACCACGGCCCGGAGTGGCGCGCGTTCAACCACTCGGAGCGACAGAGCAAGTCCCGCGTCGGCGCGCCGACCACCCAGACGATGCACGACAAGGGGCTGACGACCTCCATCGACTGGAAGAACCAGGACGCCTACGGCCGCTCGATCTCCGCGGACAAGCGCAGCCAGATGCGCCGCCTGCGCAAGTGGCAGGAACGCATCCGCACCAAGGACGCCGGCGAACGCAACCTGCAGTTCGCCCTCAGCGAGATCGATCGAATGGCCTCCTCGCTGGGCATCCCGCGATCGGTCCGCGAGGTCGCCTGCGTCATCTACCGGCGCGCCCTAGACGAGGACCTTATCCGCGGCCGCTCGATCGAGGGCGTCGCCACCAGCACCCTCTACGCCGCCTGCCGCATGGAGGGCATCCCCCGCTCGCTCGAGGAGGTCGCCGCCGTCTCCCGCGTCGAGCGCAAGGAGATCGGCCGCACCTATCGGTACGTGGCGCAGGAACTGGGACTCGAGATGGAGCCCGTCGACCCGAAACAGTACACGCCGCGGTTCTGCTCGGAGCTCGACCTCTCGGAGGAGGTCCAGGCCAAGGCCACCGAGATCATCGACACGACGACCGAGAAGGGACTGCTGTCGGGTAAGTCGCCCACGGGCTACGCCGCCGCCGCGATCTACGCCGCCTCGCTGCTCTGTAACGAGAAGAAGACCCAGCGCGAGATCGCCGAGGTCGCCCAGGTGACCGAGGTGACCATCCGGAACCGGTATCAGGAGCAGATCGAAGCGATGGGGATCTAG
- a CDS encoding KaiC domain-containing protein, which yields MRDGCDESDDWFERALEDAEDAVSDETEATVADRRETENGTTDEGEGEAERRGKGEGEDESELFEEDFGTALGDVDVPTVGGDAARPDGFSDVDFGLATADETDFDEAVDSELPRLELGIEGLDRMIQGGVPERSLLVAMGSAGTGKTTFGLQFLEHGLARGENAVFITLEESRRRVIDSATEKGYPFDEYLAEDRLAVVDVDPIEMANSLQSIKNELPALIAEFDADRLVLDSVSLLEMMYEDRATRRTEIYDFTRSLKDAGVTALLTSEAAEETPYASRYGIVEYLTDAVFVLQYIRPDDFRETRLAVEIQKIRDANHSREKKPYEITGEGISVYQQANLF from the coding sequence GTGCGTGACGGGTGTGACGAGTCCGACGACTGGTTCGAACGCGCGCTCGAGGACGCCGAGGACGCAGTGAGCGACGAGACCGAAGCGACGGTCGCGGACCGGCGTGAAACGGAGAACGGGACGACCGACGAAGGCGAAGGGGAAGCGGAACGGAGAGGGAAAGGGGAAGGGGAAGACGAGAGCGAATTATTCGAGGAAGACTTCGGCACCGCGCTGGGGGACGTCGACGTGCCGACCGTCGGGGGCGACGCCGCCAGGCCGGACGGCTTTTCGGACGTCGACTTCGGACTCGCGACGGCCGACGAGACCGACTTCGACGAAGCGGTCGACTCCGAACTCCCCCGACTCGAGCTCGGCATCGAGGGGCTCGATCGGATGATCCAGGGCGGCGTCCCCGAGCGCTCGCTGCTCGTCGCGATGGGCAGCGCCGGGACCGGGAAGACGACCTTCGGCCTGCAGTTCCTCGAGCACGGCCTGGCACGGGGCGAGAACGCGGTGTTCATCACCTTAGAGGAGAGCCGCCGGCGGGTGATCGACAGCGCGACCGAGAAGGGCTACCCCTTCGACGAGTACCTCGCCGAGGACCGACTCGCCGTCGTCGACGTCGACCCCATCGAGATGGCCAACAGCCTGCAGTCGATCAAAAACGAGCTCCCGGCGCTCATCGCGGAGTTCGACGCCGACCGACTCGTCCTCGACTCGGTGTCGCTGCTCGAGATGATGTACGAGGACCGCGCGACGCGGCGCACCGAGATCTATGACTTCACCCGGAGCCTGAAGGACGCCGGCGTCACTGCCCTGCTGACGAGCGAGGCCGCCGAAGAGACGCCCTACGCGTCCCGGTACGGTATCGTGGAGTACCTCACGGACGCGGTCTTCGTCCTGCAGTACATCAGACCGGACGACTTCCGGGAGACGCGGCTGGCCGTCGAGATCCAGAAGATCCGAGACGCGAATCACTCCCGGGAGAAGAAGCCCTACGAGATCACGGGCGAGGGGATTTCGGTCTACCAGCAGGCGAACCTGTTTTGA
- a CDS encoding TasA family protein, giving the protein MDDSESQLELTRRRFFEGLSAVGLAAGGVGAGTWAYFSDSETSARNEVTAGTLDLGITNGGSIEWLIQGGAPGGSNAWDDQDVQLFNSGTVDGSHVKLDFENNTYEDDNGDRDDGTSSGPESDPTDGADGMTEYVKVEKLGYDDTDGNTVLTLVNDGESVSNSDHPDIRDTNGNGYIDLDDLAAAENEDALDDLTPVPPKGGSADDKDTQTTVTIEVALAAEIPNDYQGDVVKTNVTFSLRQGSS; this is encoded by the coding sequence ATGGACGACAGCGAATCGCAACTCGAATTAACTCGCCGACGTTTCTTCGAGGGTCTCTCAGCTGTAGGTCTCGCTGCTGGCGGTGTAGGCGCTGGAACATGGGCATACTTCAGTGACTCAGAGACAAGTGCTAGAAACGAAGTAACTGCAGGCACTCTTGACCTCGGTATTACGAACGGTGGATCGATAGAGTGGCTCATACAGGGTGGCGCGCCAGGTGGTTCGAACGCGTGGGACGATCAAGACGTTCAGCTGTTCAACAGTGGCACGGTTGATGGCTCTCACGTTAAACTGGACTTCGAGAATAACACATATGAGGACGATAACGGTGATCGCGATGATGGAACCTCATCCGGTCCAGAAAGTGATCCGACTGATGGAGCCGACGGTATGACTGAGTACGTGAAGGTAGAAAAGTTGGGATACGATGACACGGACGGCAATACTGTCTTGACACTAGTCAACGACGGTGAATCAGTGAGTAATAGCGATCATCCCGATATTCGAGACACGAACGGTAACGGCTACATCGATCTCGATGACTTGGCTGCAGCAGAAAACGAAGACGCGCTAGATGACCTCACACCAGTCCCTCCGAAAGGCGGATCCGCCGATGATAAGGACACTCAAACGACCGTGACGATCGAGGTCGCACTCGCAGCGGAAATACCGAATGACTATCAGGGAGACGTAGTTAAGACGAACGTGACGTTCTCTCTACGTCAGGGTTCCAGTTAA
- a CDS encoding DNA-directed RNA polymerase subunit epsilon: MRDDGAEPGPGLDDAAAVGDSPQLEYEDERRLENRPGSGSLSRADVQRDSTVRQWGVVTPSATVIGRAESPEGDLSESVRRLHDEQHAATPGYSERAHRLDRLRTTQALCNALEVTPWQRDLALGVMDEIDLTEFGSQRAIEKVALVVIRHVVDVDRQQYFGLDDIDAQALSADRMDDLFAQYRAHDITEEETFKRLAADYGLDTTSLNRLRRVLKEQLEDELPAYGRNPYRDPNLPDVTEANAGSEEGVAAGDGANEA; this comes from the coding sequence ATGAGAGACGACGGTGCTGAACCCGGTCCAGGCCTCGACGACGCCGCGGCCGTCGGCGACAGCCCGCAACTCGAGTACGAGGACGAACGCCGACTCGAAAACCGGCCCGGCTCCGGGTCGCTCTCGCGGGCGGACGTCCAGCGCGATTCGACGGTCCGCCAGTGGGGGGTCGTCACGCCGAGTGCGACCGTGATCGGCCGCGCGGAGTCGCCGGAGGGGGACCTCTCGGAGAGCGTCCGCCGACTGCACGACGAACAGCACGCGGCCACGCCGGGCTACAGCGAGCGCGCTCACCGGCTCGACCGGCTGCGGACGACCCAGGCGCTGTGTAACGCCCTCGAGGTGACGCCGTGGCAGCGGGACCTCGCGCTGGGCGTCATGGACGAGATCGATCTCACCGAGTTCGGTAGCCAGCGCGCGATCGAGAAGGTCGCGCTGGTGGTCATCCGCCACGTCGTCGACGTCGACCGCCAGCAGTACTTCGGGCTCGACGACATCGACGCCCAGGCGCTGTCGGCCGACCGGATGGACGACCTGTTCGCCCAGTACCGGGCCCACGACATCACCGAGGAGGAGACGTTCAAGCGTCTCGCGGCCGACTACGGGCTGGACACGACCAGCCTGAACCGGCTCCGACGGGTCCTCAAGGAGCAACTCGAGGACGAGCTCCCGGCGTACGGCCGGAACCCCTACCGAGACCCCAACCTGCCGGACGTCACCGAGGCGAACGCGGGGAGCGAGGAGGGCGTCGCCGCCGGCGACGGCGCGAACGAGGCCTGA
- a CDS encoding NAD+ synthase: MLDLRFSEAELERRREHITEFIRSQVDAAGADGAVLGLSGGIDSTLTAHLAVEALGAENVHGLVLPARVSSEGNMSDAERVAKDLEISYDVIEVEPIVDALLEAYPEAEGDREAVGNARARARAVLNYLVANHEERLVLGTGNRSEAAVGYFTKYGDGAVDCHPIGNLYKGQVRQLARHVGVPEELAAKTATAELWADQTDEDEMGVSYETLDSILATHVDGPLSVDATARLLEVDAETVEKVRGMYDRSEHKRQAPPAPEPLD, encoded by the coding sequence ATGCTCGACCTTCGCTTCTCGGAGGCGGAACTGGAACGGCGACGCGAACACATCACCGAGTTCATTCGGTCGCAGGTCGACGCCGCCGGCGCCGACGGGGCCGTATTGGGGCTTTCGGGCGGGATCGACAGCACGCTCACCGCCCATCTCGCCGTCGAGGCGCTGGGCGCCGAGAACGTCCACGGGCTCGTCCTGCCGGCCCGCGTCAGCAGCGAGGGGAACATGAGCGACGCCGAGCGAGTCGCGAAGGACCTCGAGATCAGCTACGACGTCATCGAGGTCGAGCCGATCGTCGACGCCTTGCTCGAGGCCTACCCCGAAGCGGAGGGCGACCGCGAGGCCGTCGGCAACGCTCGAGCGCGCGCCCGTGCAGTGTTAAACTACCTCGTCGCGAACCACGAGGAGCGGTTGGTCCTGGGCACGGGCAATCGCAGCGAGGCCGCGGTCGGCTACTTCACGAAGTACGGCGACGGCGCGGTCGACTGCCACCCGATCGGCAACCTCTACAAGGGCCAGGTCCGCCAGCTGGCTCGTCACGTCGGCGTCCCCGAGGAACTGGCCGCGAAGACGGCCACGGCGGAGCTGTGGGCCGACCAGACCGACGAGGACGAGATGGGCGTCAGCTACGAGACGCTCGACTCGATTCTGGCGACCCACGTCGACGGCCCGCTGTCGGTCGACGCGACCGCCCGGCTGCTCGAGGTCGACGCGGAGACCGTCGAGAAGGTTCGCGGCATGTACGACCGCAGCGAACACAAGCGGCAGGCGCCCCCGGCGCCGGAGCCGCTCGACTGA
- a CDS encoding enoyl-CoA hydratase/isomerase family protein, producing the protein MIDVDSDADRSIRTVTIDRPDARNALTVAGLEALETAVADAKEPVIYLRGRGEAFSAGADLAAVADLDGDSERAVEFARLGQRVARTIEDSPSVVVAGVDGPARGGGLELALACDVRVGTPDSTYGEPGVTFGLFGAWGGTVRLPRVLGEGDALEFALSGRAVDAEAALRMGLISRIDENPRTVAEEIAGNAPDALAALKRRVRDDSERATQERREARAFGDLVAAHADDIDAVLE; encoded by the coding sequence ATGATCGATGTGGACAGTGACGCCGACCGATCGATTCGCACCGTAACGATCGACCGCCCCGACGCGCGCAACGCCCTGACCGTCGCGGGACTCGAGGCGCTCGAAACGGCCGTCGCGGACGCCAAAGAGCCGGTGATCTACCTCCGCGGACGCGGCGAGGCCTTCTCCGCGGGCGCGGACCTCGCGGCGGTCGCCGATCTCGACGGCGACAGCGAGCGGGCCGTCGAGTTCGCCCGCCTGGGCCAGCGGGTCGCCCGGACGATCGAGGACTCGCCGTCGGTCGTCGTCGCCGGCGTCGACGGCCCCGCCCGCGGCGGCGGCCTCGAGCTCGCGCTGGCCTGCGACGTCCGCGTCGGGACGCCCGACTCGACCTACGGCGAGCCCGGGGTCACGTTCGGTCTGTTCGGCGCCTGGGGCGGCACCGTCCGGCTGCCCCGCGTGCTCGGCGAGGGCGACGCCCTCGAGTTCGCGCTCTCGGGGCGGGCCGTCGACGCCGAGGCGGCGCTGCGGATGGGCCTGATCTCGCGGATCGACGAGAATCCGCGGACGGTCGCCGAGGAAATCGCCGGGAACGCGCCCGACGCGCTCGCCGCCCTCAAACGACGCGTCCGAGACGATAGCGAGCGCGCGACGCAGGAACGTCGCGAGGCTCGGGCCTTCGGCGACCTCGTCGCGGCCCACGCGGACGATATCGATGCCGTCCTCGAGTAG